One Glycine soja cultivar W05 chromosome 2, ASM419377v2, whole genome shotgun sequence genomic region harbors:
- the LOC114398229 gene encoding transmembrane protein 214-A-like yields MDETSALIEAILREQEEEEEEAHRRRRNHTTIKNNNNNNNEWQTVSYTKRNRNRNNNRKPLADDNFAADPSSSDVFSSVQRHSEDRRLRLLKSQIAAAEAAAAEAAPSRSKRHSDNEEDGDAEPEAEVKKAKQKKPKKPKVTVAEAASGISADDLDAFLAEITASYESQQDIMLMRFADYFGRAFSSVSGAQFPWLKTFKESTVAKIVDIPLLHISEDIYKISTDWVSHRSYEALGSFVLWSLDSILADLASHQGVVKGSKKAVQQSSPKSQVAMFVVLAMVLRRKPDVLISLLPIIKENKKYQGQDKLPVIVWVITQASQGDLVMGLYLWVYLLLPMLSVKSGCNPQSRDLILQLVERIITSPKARSILLNGAVRRGERVVPPWALDSLLRVTFPLPSARVKATERFEAVYPTLREVALASSPGSKAIKHLAQQILSFAIKAAGEANSDLSKEASDIFIWCLTQNPECYKQWDFLYMDNLEASVVVLRKLSGEWKEYFVKHPTLDPLRENLKSFSQKNEKALAKVDDGARHALLKDADKYCKVLLGQLSQGHGCLKSMIVLSVVLAVGAVFMSQNLHLWDYSQLTEMLNLS; encoded by the exons ATGGATGAGACTTCAGCTCTCATCGAAGCCATTCTCCGAGagcaagaggaagaagaagaagaagctcacaGAAGAAGAAGGAACCACACCACAAtcaaaaataacaacaacaacaacaacgaatGGCAAACGGTGTCGTATACAAAGCGCAACCGCAACCGCAACAATAATAGGAAGCCTCTCGCCGACGACAATTTCGCCGCCGATCCTTCTTCCTCCGACGTCTTCAGCTCCGTCCAGCGCCATTCCGAGGACCGCCGCCTCCGGCTACTCAAGTCTCAGATCGCCGCCGCTGAAGCGGCTGCTGCGGAAGCCGCACCGAGCAGATCGAAGCGGCATTCCGACAACGAGGAGGACGGCGATGCCGAGCCTGAAGCCGAGGTGAAGAAGGCGAAGCAGAAGAAGCCGAAGAAGCCGAAGGTGACGGTGGCCGAAGCTGCTTCCGGAATCAGCGCCGATGATCTCGACGCGTTTCTCGCTGAAATTACC GCTTCGTATGAATCGCAGCAAGATATTATGCTGATGCGGTTTGCTGATTACTTCGGTCGCGCGTTCTCGTCGGTGAGTGGAGCTCAATTCCCATGGTTGAAGACGTTCAAAGAGTCTACCGTTGCAAAGATTGTTGAT ATCCCTCTTTTGCATATATCTGAGGATATTTACAAAATATCAACGGATTGGGTCAGTCATCGATCATATGAAGCACTTGGTTCCTTTGTGCTATGGTCGTTGGACAGCATTCTTGCAGACCTTGCCAGTCATCAAGGAGTTGTTAAGGGATCTAAGAAGGCAGTCCAGCAATCATCACCGAAATCTCAG GTTGCCATGTTTGTGGTTTTAGCAATGGTGCTTCGACGAAAACCTGATGTCTTGATTAGTTTATTACCAATAATAaaggagaataaaaaatatcaaggaCAGGATAAACTCCCTGTCATTGTTTGGGTGATAACTCAG GCTTCTCAAGGAGATCTAGTTATGGGGTTGTACTTGTGGGTATATCTTCTATTGCCAATGCTGAGTGTGAAGTCTGGTTGTAATCCACAGTCAAGAGACTTGATATTACAGTTGGTTGAGAG AATTATCACATCTCCTAAAGCTCGTTCTATCTTGCTAAATGGGGCTGTCAGAAGGGGGGAGCGTGTTGTGCCCCCATGGGCACTTGATTCTCTATTGAGAGTTACTTTCCCTCTTCCTTCAGCCCGGGTCAag gccaCTGAAAGATTTGAAGCTGTTTATCCAACATTAAGAGAAGTTGCCCTTGCCAGTTCCCCTGGAAGCAAAGCAATAAAGCATCTTGCACAACAGATACTAAGCTTTGCAATTAAAGCTGCAGGAGAAG CTAATTCTGACCTATCAAAGGAGGCAAGTGACATTTTTATTTGGTGTTTGACTCAGAACCCTGAATGTTACAAGCAATGG GATTTTCTTTATATGGATAACCTTGAAGCAAGTGTTGTTGTATTGAGAAAACTTTCTGGTGAATGGAAGGAATACTTTGTCAAACATCCTACTCTTGATCCTTTGAGGGAAAATCTTAAGAGCTTCAGTCAAAAG AATGAAAAGGCATTGGCTAAGGTGGATGATGGTGCTCGCCATGCATTATTGAAGGATGCAGACAAGTACTGCAAAGTCCTTTTGGGACAATTGTCACAAGGCCATGGATGCTTGAAGAGCATGATAGTTCTTTCTGTTGTACTTGCTGTTGGTGCCGTTTTCATGTCCCAGAACTTGCATTTATGGGATTATAGTCAACTGACAGAAATGTTGAATCTCTCCTAG
- the LOC114398237 gene encoding protein RSI-1-like, protein MAARSYSPIMVALSLLLLVTFSNVAEAYTRSGTLRPSDCKPKCTYRCSATSHKKPCMFFCQKCCAKCLCVPPGTYGNKQICPCYNSWKTKEGGPKCP, encoded by the exons ATGGCAGCACGTTCCTACAGCCCCATCATGGTTGCCCTCTCTTTGCTTCTTTTGGTCACATTCTCTAATGTAGCTGAG GCTTATACACGCAGTGGAACACTTCGTCCTTCAG ATTGTAAACCAAAGTGTACTTACCGTTGCTCTGCAACTTCACACAAGAAGCCATGCATGTTTTTCTGCCAGAAGTGCTGTGCTAAATGCCTATGCGTTCCTCCTGGTACATATGGCAACAAGCAAATTTGCCCTTGCTACAACAGCTGGAAGACCAAGGAAGGAGGACCCAAATGCCCTTAA
- the LOC114398247 gene encoding probable calcium-binding protein CML18 has translation MDVEVRQIFNKFDKNGDGKISVTELKDMLAALGSKTTDEELKRMMEELDQNGDGFIDLKEFADFHCNGGAGKDDSKELRDAFDLYDVDKNGLISAKELHDVLRNLGEKCSLSDCRRMISNVDADGDGNVNFEEFKKMMTRS, from the coding sequence ATGGACGTCGAGGTGCGGCAGATCTTCAACAAGTTCGACAAGAACGGCGACGGAAAAATCTCGGTGACGGAGCTGAAGGACATGCTCGCGGCCCTCGGATCCAAAACGACGGACGAGGAGTTGAAACGCATGATGGAGGAGCTCGACCAGAACGGCGACGGTTTCATCGACCTCAAGGAGTTCGCGGATTTTCACTGCAATGGCGGTGCCGGAAAGGACGACTCGAAGGAGCTCCGCGACGCGTTCGATCTCTACGACGTCGACAAGAACGGCCTCATCTCCGCGAAGGAGTTGCACGACGTGCTCCGGAATCTAGGCGAGAAGTGCTCCCTCAGCGATTGCCGGAGAATGATCAGCAACGTCGACGCTGACGGCGACGGCAACGTTAACTTCGAGGAATTCAAGAAGATGATGACTCGCTCTTAA